Proteins found in one Bremerella volcania genomic segment:
- a CDS encoding RNA polymerase sigma factor → MTTATLEMTSSYSDPSLVQPKSDEDLLLAYRDSGNREYFQKLVQRYERELFNYLRRYLGDPEMAEDVFQAAFLQVHLKCDTFEEGRRFRPWLYTIATNQAIDAQRKSKRHKMVSLDRAGNGTEQQETGSLVDLLVSAEPGPMAQMDDYERQRVMRDAVQQLPESLKTAVVLVYYQGLKYREAADILEIPVGTVKSRLHTAVQKLTEAWNEIYTSDDEDS, encoded by the coding sequence ATGACAACTGCCACACTTGAAATGACGTCGAGTTATTCCGACCCATCGCTCGTTCAACCCAAATCCGATGAGGATTTGCTGTTGGCGTACCGAGATTCGGGGAACCGAGAGTACTTCCAGAAGTTGGTGCAGCGTTACGAACGTGAGCTGTTCAACTACCTGCGGCGGTACTTGGGAGATCCCGAAATGGCGGAGGATGTATTTCAGGCTGCCTTTCTGCAAGTGCATCTGAAGTGCGATACCTTCGAGGAAGGACGTCGTTTTCGCCCCTGGCTGTACACGATTGCCACCAATCAGGCGATCGACGCTCAGCGTAAGTCGAAGCGCCATAAAATGGTTAGCTTGGACCGCGCTGGCAACGGCACCGAACAGCAAGAGACCGGCTCGCTGGTTGATTTGTTGGTAAGTGCCGAGCCTGGGCCGATGGCACAGATGGACGATTACGAACGTCAGCGCGTGATGCGTGATGCCGTTCAGCAACTGCCGGAATCATTGAAGACCGCCGTGGTGTTGGTCTACTACCAAGGTTTAAAGTACCGCGAAGCCGCGGACATCTTGGAGATTCCGGTCGGTACGGTGAAGAGCCGTCTGCATACTGCAGTGCAGAAGTTAACCGAAGCATGGAACGAAATTTATACCTCAGATGACGAAGACTCGTGA